A genomic segment from Glycine soja cultivar W05 chromosome 20, ASM419377v2, whole genome shotgun sequence encodes:
- the LOC114403506 gene encoding cytochrome P450 86B1-like, producing MGFLMLIFYTWKQEREILHSLLKRKKFKIFLQLTIQKKIENCLIPFLMMHPKLELRWTCKMPFRGSPLTLPAPVFLDIYDPICLPNMFTKLSHFAYQKALIVMEDVAFHRHITPRCLWKLQEWLQIGQEKKFKEAIKAFDKFLHERIASKREEQSRCNNHTKKEDDNTHSDLIRVLMEEGAEKGKIMDDKYLRDTAFTLVSAGSGTVSAGPRSCLGKDITFIEMKMVAVALLWRFHMQVVEGHPITPRLSITLGTEHGLKVKVTERCI from the exons ATGGGATTCTTAATGCTGATTTTTTATACATGGAAACAAGAAAGAGAAATACTTCATTCATTGCTTAAAAGGAAGAAGTTTAAGATCTTCCTTCAGCTAACCATTCAGAAGAAGATTGAGAATTGCCTAATACCTTTCTTGATGATGCATCCAAAGCTGGAGCTGAGGTGGACTTGCAAGATGCCTTTCAGAGGTTCACCTTTGACACTTCCTGCACCAGTGTTTTTGGATATATATGATCCTATTTGCCTTCCAAACATGTTCACTAAGCTCTCACACTTTGCTTATCAGAAAGCTTTAATTGTGATGGAGGATGTAGCATTCCACAGGCACATCACACCAAGATGTTTGTGGAAGCTGCAGGAGTGGCTTCAAATTGGTcaagaaaagaagtttaaggaggCCATAAAAGCTTTTGATAAGTTCTTGCATGAACGTATTGCATCTAAACGTGAAGAGCAAAGTAGATGCAATAATCACACCAAAAAAGAAGATGACAATACTCATTCTGACCTGATAAGGGTGCTAATGGAGGAAGGAGctgaaaaagggaaaataatggATGACAAGTATCTTAGAGACACTGCATTTACCCTTGTTTCTGCTGGAAGTGGCACAGTTAGTGCAG GGCCTAGAAGTTGTTTGGGTAAAGACATCACTTTTATTGAAATGAAGATGGTTGCAGTTGCTTTACTATGGAGGTTTCACATGCAGGTGGTGGAAGGCCATCCTATAACCCCAAGGCTTTCTATTACACTTGGAACGGAACATGGCTTGAAGGTTAAAGTTACTGAAAGATGCATTTGA